A stretch of DNA from Arachis hypogaea cultivar Tifrunner chromosome 19, arahy.Tifrunner.gnm2.J5K5, whole genome shotgun sequence:
CAGATCACGCCACCGCAAATCACGACCGGGAAGATGGTCGACGGGAAGACGGCGAAGGGAGAACGCGGCGAACACGCGGACCAGTCATAGTAGGTACGACCCCATTTCATCGTTCCATCCTCAAAGTCCGGCTGCCAAAGCACTTTGACAAGCCAACGAACATGAGGTACGACGGAACCCAAGACCCACAGGAGCACctcacggccttcgaggccaagATGAACCTGGAGGGAGTAGGGGACGAGGTAAGGTGCCGCACTTTCCCAGTCACCCTCGCGGGACCTGCGATACGGTGGTTTAATAGCCTCCCGCAGGGCTCAGTGGCCAAGTTCTCGGATATAAGCCACGCCTTCTTAGCCCAATTCACGACCAGGATAGCCAAGGCAAAGCATCCAATCAACCTGCTTAGAGTAACGCAGAGGTCTGGAGAATCGACAAGAAAATATCTGGATCGTTTCAACGACGAGTTCCTGGAGATCGATGGACTGACTGACTCAGTTGCCAGCCTATGCCTGACGAACGGTCTCCTAAACGAGGACTTCAGAAAGCACCTCACGACGAAGCCGATatggacaatgcaggagatccaatGCGTGGCCAGAGAATACATCAATGACAaagaagtcagccaggtcgtggctgccaataaacggcaacCCTCCTACAGTCAAAACCGGCACCACAGAAGCGGAGAATGGCAGAAGGAACACGCCAGAGACGGCGGTCCGAGTAAGAATCCCAGGCCTTTCCCTCGGGTCGGGAAGTTCACTAATTACACTCCCCTCACCGCAccaatcatggaagtttatcaaCAGATAGCCGAGAAGGGGATCTTGTCGAAACCCCGACCACTGAAGGAGCGAACAGGGGGAACCGGAGCCTCTACTGTGACTACCACAAGGGCTATGGGCACAAGACTCAGGACTGTTTTGACTTGAAGGACGCGCTGGAGCAGGCAATTAGAGATGGAAAGCTAGCCGAGTTCTCCCACCTCATTAGGGAGC
This window harbors:
- the LOC112778787 gene encoding uncharacterized protein, which produces MRYDGTQDPQEHLTAFEAKMNLEGVGDEVRCRTFPVTLAGPAIRWFNSLPQGSVAKFSDISHAFLAQFTTRIAKAKHPINLLRVTQRSGESTRKYLDRFNDEFLEIDGLTDSVASLCLTNGLLNEDFRKHLTTKPIWTMQEIQCVAREYINDKEVSQVVAANKRQPSYSQNRHHRSGEWQKEHARDGGPNSREGDLVETPTTEGANRGNRSLYCDYHKGYGHKTQDCFDLKDALEQAIRDGKLAEFSHLIREPRRRNRDHESEDGTRAAKRRQEPEENDHGLTIVNVVTARNAVPKSKSARKKDAKVLAVSSSPARSTKKLPSISFGPEDQWFDEVGESPPMVITAIVGTGLVKRILVDTGADSNIMFRNVFDALGLRDTDLQTHQHGVVGLGDHFIKPDGIISLPTSVGQGQKRRTVMAEFVILRDSTAYNIILGRKTLNDLGGSHQN